TCGGTGACCGAGATAACGACTCCCTCCTCGGAAATCAGAATCGAGACATTCTCTCTGGTGGAGCGGGTAATGATATCCTCTTTGGAGGACAAGAAGAAGACACCCTTGATGGAAATCAAGGAGACGATACCCTTAGTGGAGATCTCGGTCAAGATTTCCTCTATGGTGGAGATGGAATTGATGTTTTTGTCCTCCGAACTGGATCGGCAGCCAATAATATTTCGTCAGCCGATATTGTGGCAGATTTCCAAGTAGGGGTAGACTTTATTGGTCTCACAGGAGGATTAACTTTCGTGGATGTAACTTTAGAGGTTTTGAACAATACCACAATTGTCACAATCACCCAAACCAATCAAGTGTTGGGAATTATTAATGGTGTGACACCAGAGGAACTTATTCCAGCAATTATTCCCGTCGATATTGGTTTGGTTTGAATGGGGAGTCGCTAATAGGGAATGGATCGTTTACCCTTTACAGCGCTTTGCGGTGTAAAGAGGCGATCGCCATTCCCCACCCCATAGCCAGTATCTGTTGCAGAACATACCCAGGTGTAAGCGGATTAACGTGGAGATTCAAGGAGCCGATAGCGTAGGAAAATTGCTGCACAAACCACCAAAACAGATAAAAAGCGGCTGGGAGTTGAATTGGGATAAAGATAATCAGCAGAGGGAGAAGTGTTTCGATTTTAGCTTTGGGAAACTTGATGACGTACGCGCCTAGGATCGCGGCGATCGCGCCATTGGCACCAACGATCGGTAAAGCAACTTCCGGATCGAGGAAAATACGGATTATACCTGCTACGATACCGCCAATCAGATAAAACCCCAGAAAAGGGAAGCGCCCCAGTTGGCTTTCCAGCCGTTTTCCAAACACGTATAAAAAGATTAAATTTCCCAGAATTTGGGCATAGCTGTAATGCAGAAATAGAGCCGGTAAAATGGCAAAACATCGCCAGAGAAATGCAACCCATACCGCCGGATTATCGCTGCTGATTGCCTGTTGCCACAATCGAGTAATTTCCCCTGGAATCATGCCCCAATAGCCCACCCAATCAGATAATTCTCCGGTAAAATCTAAATGAATTTCGGCAAAAAATACCATTATAGTCAAGCTGATTAACCCATAACAGATGACTGGAGTTTGGGAAATGGGTTGAGTATCGCGGATGGGAATCATGACAGTAGGCAATGGAGAATGGGGAATAGGGAATTAGGCAATAGGTAGTTGCATATATAGCAATTCACGCTATGGTCAGGGATAAGGTTAAA
This is a stretch of genomic DNA from Roseofilum reptotaenium CS-1145. It encodes these proteins:
- a CDS encoding rhomboid family intramembrane serine protease codes for the protein MIPIRDTQPISQTPVICYGLISLTIMVFFAEIHLDFTGELSDWVGYWGMIPGEITRLWQQAISSDNPAVWVAFLWRCFAILPALFLHYSYAQILGNLIFLYVFGKRLESQLGRFPFLGFYLIGGIVAGIIRIFLDPEVALPIVGANGAIAAILGAYVIKFPKAKIETLLPLLIIFIPIQLPAAFYLFWWFVQQFSYAIGSLNLHVNPLTPGYVLQQILAMGWGMAIASLHRKAL